Proteins encoded in a region of the Candidatus Eremiobacteraceae bacterium genome:
- a CDS encoding isochorismatase family cysteine hydrolase — MSRTTPDISTADLAKSAVVVIDLANDFVYPGGMIADAGGADYQKLAQGIIPRLSRLLDAARSAGATVIYTTDAHTLDDFELRKWPPHAMAGTRQAEIVTELAPKPGDVVLGKRTYSPFCSSSIDEVLRERGITRLYITGLHTDCCARHTSGDAFQRGYDLVWVTDVLTAFTGEAHAAGLEYFKAWYASDPERQFRTVDDIIADWSATREPATAGPR; from the coding sequence CCCGACATCTCGACCGCCGACCTTGCGAAAAGCGCGGTCGTCGTCATCGACCTCGCCAACGACTTCGTGTATCCGGGCGGCATGATCGCCGATGCCGGCGGCGCGGACTACCAAAAGCTCGCCCAAGGCATCATCCCCAGACTGTCGCGCCTGCTCGATGCGGCGCGCAGCGCGGGAGCGACCGTGATCTACACGACGGACGCCCACACCCTTGACGACTTCGAGCTGCGCAAATGGCCGCCGCACGCGATGGCCGGCACGAGGCAGGCCGAGATCGTCACGGAACTCGCGCCGAAGCCGGGCGACGTCGTGCTCGGCAAGCGGACGTACAGCCCGTTTTGCAGCAGCTCGATCGACGAGGTGTTGCGCGAGCGCGGAATCACGCGGCTCTACATCACGGGCCTCCACACCGATTGCTGCGCGCGCCATACCTCGGGCGATGCATTCCAGCGCGGCTACGATCTCGTGTGGGTCACCGACGTGCTGACGGCGTTCACCGGCGAAGCGCATGCCGCGGGCCTCGAATATTTCAAGGCGTGGTACGCGAGCGATCCGGAGCGGCAATTTCGGACCGTGGACGACATCATCGCTGATTGGAGCGCTACACGAGAGCCGGCGACGGCTGGACCGAGGTAG
- a CDS encoding class I SAM-dependent methyltransferase, which produces MIDDVGAFYESHPYPPPIDDLDWYRRSWDDKRRRADSHLFWPAEPYRDDRSILVAGCGTMQAAHYALRWPHAKVTGIDVSANSIAFTQELKRKHGLANLKVHQLAVERAGELSQTFDYIVCTGVLHHLPDPDAGLRALHDLLAPAGALHLMVYAPYGRAGVYMLQDYCRRLGVGRTDHEIRDLAASLKALPPDHPLVPLLRNSPDFASSAGLADALLHPLDRSYAVPQLMDFLRDADLAFGRWVRQAPYLPWCGAIASTPHRPKLVALPIADQYAEMELFRGTMVRHSAIAYRKNMAVRGAAVDFTGDDWLDYLPIRLPDTIAVRDRLPSGAAAVLINRNHTYTDLYLPIDAQQERLLSAVDGKRSIADICIEPDDRGIAREFFEQLWRWDQVVFDTSSNPRTGRA; this is translated from the coding sequence ATGATAGATGACGTCGGCGCCTTTTATGAAAGCCATCCATACCCGCCGCCCATCGACGATCTAGACTGGTACCGCCGGTCCTGGGACGACAAGCGCCGGCGCGCCGATTCACATCTCTTCTGGCCGGCCGAACCGTACCGAGATGACCGCAGTATCTTGGTGGCTGGCTGCGGCACCATGCAGGCCGCCCACTACGCGTTGCGCTGGCCTCACGCCAAGGTGACCGGAATCGACGTCAGTGCGAACAGCATCGCGTTCACGCAAGAGTTGAAGCGCAAGCACGGGCTCGCTAATCTCAAGGTGCACCAGCTCGCGGTGGAGCGCGCGGGTGAACTCAGCCAAACCTTTGACTACATCGTCTGCACGGGCGTGCTGCATCACCTGCCCGACCCCGACGCAGGTCTGCGAGCGCTGCACGACCTGCTCGCACCGGCGGGTGCCCTACACTTGATGGTGTACGCGCCCTACGGCCGCGCCGGTGTTTACATGCTTCAGGATTATTGCCGGCGACTCGGCGTCGGCCGAACCGACCATGAGATCCGCGACCTCGCCGCCTCCCTCAAGGCGCTTCCGCCGGACCATCCCCTTGTGCCGCTGCTGCGCAACTCGCCCGACTTTGCCAGCAGTGCCGGGCTTGCCGATGCGCTGCTCCATCCTTTAGACCGATCGTACGCGGTGCCGCAGCTGATGGACTTTCTGCGAGACGCCGATCTCGCGTTCGGACGTTGGGTGCGTCAAGCGCCCTACTTGCCATGGTGTGGCGCTATCGCATCGACGCCTCATCGGCCGAAGCTAGTCGCGCTGCCGATCGCGGACCAATACGCCGAGATGGAACTGTTCCGCGGAACGATGGTGCGCCATAGCGCCATCGCATATCGGAAGAACATGGCGGTACGCGGCGCCGCCGTGGATTTCACCGGCGATGACTGGCTCGACTACCTCCCCATCCGACTGCCCGATACGATTGCGGTGCGCGACCGCCTGCCCTCGGGAGCGGCGGCGGTGCTGATCAATCGCAATCACACATATACGGACCTGTATTTGCCGATCGACGCGCAGCAGGAGCGGCTGTTGAGCGCGGTAGACGGGAAACGTTCCATCGCCGACATCTGCATCGAGCCCGACGATCGCGGCATCGCGCGCGAGTTCTTCGAGCAGCTGTGGCGCTGGGACCAGGTCGTATTCGATACTTCTTCAAACCCTCGCACGGGTCGAGCATGA
- a CDS encoding arylsulfatase: MAQSKPNILILWGDDIGIWNISRFSHGMMGYRTPNIDRVANEGGLFTDYYSQQSCTAGRACFITGQNPIRTGLTKVGMPGATVGLQKEDPTIAELLKPLGYATGQFGKNHLGDRNEYLPTVHGFDEFFGNLYHLNAEEEPELPDYPKDPKFLAAFGPRGVLHCLATDKDDPTNDPRWGRVGKQTIKDTGPLTKKRMETIDEEITSAALGWMEKQAKANQPFFLWYNSTAMHFRTHVAAKNLGKSGQDPYGDRMVTHDEQIGMMLAKVDELGIADNTIVMYSTDNGPENDTWPDGANTPFRGQKDSNWEGGWRVPCFIRWPGVIKPGSIYNGIVSHIDMFPTLLAAAGNPDVTKQLLDGTTVGGQKYNVHLDGYNMIPYFSGKVKESPRNWIMYFSDDGDVIAVRVGDWKFNLALQRANTMSQWAEPFVKLRLPHIMSLRRDPFERADFNSNTYWDWLVDHAPQLYLMQAVVASQIEDFKKFPPRQKPASFNLDSVLAQVQKSPD, translated from the coding sequence ATGGCACAGTCAAAACCGAATATCCTCATTCTCTGGGGCGACGATATCGGCATCTGGAACATCAGCCGCTTCAGCCACGGAATGATGGGGTATCGCACGCCTAACATAGACCGCGTGGCGAACGAGGGCGGTCTCTTCACCGATTACTACTCGCAGCAGAGCTGCACCGCGGGCCGCGCTTGCTTCATCACCGGGCAGAACCCGATCCGCACCGGCCTCACCAAGGTCGGAATGCCCGGCGCAACCGTCGGCCTGCAAAAAGAAGACCCGACCATAGCCGAGCTGCTCAAGCCGCTTGGCTATGCCACCGGACAGTTCGGCAAGAACCATCTGGGCGACCGCAATGAGTATCTGCCGACCGTGCACGGGTTTGACGAGTTCTTCGGCAACCTGTATCACCTCAATGCCGAGGAAGAGCCCGAACTGCCTGACTATCCGAAGGATCCCAAGTTCCTTGCCGCGTTCGGGCCGCGGGGCGTTCTCCATTGCCTCGCAACCGACAAGGATGACCCGACCAACGATCCTCGTTGGGGACGGGTCGGCAAGCAAACGATCAAAGATACAGGTCCTCTCACCAAGAAGCGCATGGAGACTATCGACGAAGAGATCACCAGCGCCGCTCTCGGATGGATGGAAAAGCAGGCCAAGGCGAACCAACCGTTCTTCCTGTGGTACAACTCCACGGCCATGCACTTCCGGACCCACGTCGCTGCGAAAAATCTCGGCAAGAGCGGCCAAGATCCTTATGGGGATCGCATGGTCACCCACGATGAGCAGATCGGCATGATGCTGGCCAAAGTCGATGAGCTTGGGATCGCCGACAACACCATCGTCATGTACTCGACCGACAACGGCCCGGAGAACGACACCTGGCCGGACGGCGCAAATACCCCGTTCCGCGGGCAGAAAGACTCGAACTGGGAGGGCGGATGGCGCGTGCCCTGCTTCATCCGCTGGCCCGGCGTCATCAAACCTGGATCAATCTACAACGGCATCGTTTCACACATCGACATGTTCCCGACGCTGCTCGCCGCCGCCGGCAATCCCGACGTGACCAAGCAGCTGCTCGACGGCACCACGGTGGGCGGCCAGAAGTACAACGTCCATCTCGACGGCTACAATATGATCCCATACTTCTCGGGCAAGGTGAAAGAAAGCCCGAGAAACTGGATCATGTACTTCAGCGATGACGGCGACGTCATAGCCGTTCGGGTTGGCGACTGGAAGTTCAACCTGGCCCTCCAGCGCGCCAACACGATGTCGCAGTGGGCTGAGCCGTTCGTGAAGCTTCGGTTGCCGCACATCATGAGCCTGAGGCGCGACCCGTTCGAGCGGGCGGACTTCAACTCGAACACGTATTGGGACTGGCTGGTGGATCACGCGCCTCAGCTGTACCTGATGCAAGCGGTCGTGGCGTCGCAGATCGAGGACTTCAAGAAGTTCCCGCCGCGACAGAAACCCGCTTCGTTCAACCTGGACTCAGTGTTGGCGCAGGTGCAAAAGTCGCCCGACTAG
- a CDS encoding VOC family protein, with product MATASKIGIRGVDTTSYLVKDVDRATKFYTDLLGFAPTLEYPPVGAEWTFPTGETFGIVKPPNAPWEKLGGVHFGVEDINAAVAACKASGIAFEDDAKVYETPGCFLAFALDSEGNEFILHQLKPR from the coding sequence ATGGCAACGGCGAGCAAGATCGGAATCCGGGGCGTCGATACGACCTCGTACCTCGTGAAAGACGTCGACCGGGCGACGAAGTTCTACACCGACCTGTTGGGCTTTGCTCCGACGTTGGAGTACCCGCCTGTCGGCGCGGAGTGGACGTTTCCAACCGGCGAGACGTTCGGTATCGTCAAGCCGCCGAATGCGCCGTGGGAGAAGCTCGGCGGGGTCCACTTCGGCGTCGAGGACATCAACGCAGCGGTCGCGGCATGCAAAGCGAGCGGCATCGCGTTCGAGGACGACGCCAAGGTCTACGAAACGCCCGGCTGTTTTCTGGCGTTCGCGCTGGACAGCGAAGGCAACGAGTTCATCCTCCATCAATTGAAGCCGCGATAG